One Bombus pyrosoma isolate SC7728 linkage group LG11, ASM1482585v1, whole genome shotgun sequence DNA segment encodes these proteins:
- the LOC122572272 gene encoding katanin p80 WD40 repeat-containing subunit B1 isoform X2 yields MASSTKRSWKLQDFVAHSSNVNCLALGHKSGRVLVTGGDDKKVNLWAVGKQNCIMSLSGHTTPIECVRFGQTEDLVCAGSQTGALKIWDLEHAKLARTLTGHKAGIRCMDFHPYGELLASGSLDTAIKLWDIRRKGCIFTYKGHNRMVNSLKFSPDGQWIASAGEEGMVKLWDLRAGRQLREFSEHRGPATTVEFHPHEFLLASGSADRTVHFWDLESFQLVSSTDQSHSSAIRCLYFSQGGECLFAGCHDVLKVYGWEPGRTLDSVPTGWGKVQDIAIAQNQLIGASFHTANIVLYVCDLKKIAPLGGVSTSGSPFSHGNSLRKSFSRERPPGLKKHTLDVRTIEEADKSGTDPEDEATYADIPNVTEYHDIFQPNRSYPTQPQILQNLSTSMSNLNTVDTEEVPPISSPSSPPPPAPTLSLTKPVPVRVQPIKSSPPVQRNAITSTSQIKANLQANNGLGRTSKNLASIPPLRQNITPLPGKKSGPTNDIGTLPQPLGPQRSNSTLTPRVAPMAAVLPVMDDGKLKNRAPSPDSPKHYLKRQSSCRDGEQGYESDYPVQINNIRHSPSDPALNRPNSAQSRSTSLNRNFATSTSLSARNASTTTTFVIKKANKAQVPPNPKLEVRASQIRPNIENTEKGEFVPISADKPYGLDVETFLPNHFATSTGLGFSQMGVLNEMSEAEVLNSMMRGHESMMAVLTSRHRSLQIIYSLWHNKDLKAAVESAVAMNDLSVIVDLLGILTLKPTMWNLDLCNSLLGPIGDLLQSKYEMYITVGCSGLRLILRNFASVIKSNVEAPLHTIGVDVSREERYHKCLSCYEKLSTIRGVLLKKQTTPGKLGALFREMVVLIRSLE; encoded by the exons ATGGCTTCGTCCACGAAGAGGTCATGGAAACTCC AGGATTTTGTTGCCCATTCGTCCAATGTCAATTGCCTGGCGCTAGGTCACAAATCTGGACGCGTTTTGGTCACTGGTGGTGATGATAAAAAAGTGAATCTATGGGCAGTTGGAAAACAGAATTGTATTATG AGCCTGAGTGGTCATACCACTCCAATAGAATGCGTAAGATTTGGACAGACAGAAGATTTAGTATGTGCTGGCTCGCAAACGGGAGCATTAAAAATTTGGGACCTAGAGCATGCTAAATTAGCCCGTACATTAACTGGGCACAAAGCAGGTATACGTTGTATGGACTTTCATCCTTATGGAGAATTATTAGCATCAGGAAGTTTAGACACTGCTATTAAACTTTGGGATATCCGAAGGAAAGGTTGTATCTTCACTTATAAAGGGCACAATAGGATGgtaaatagtttaaaatttaGTCCTGATGGTCAGTGGATTGCTAGTGCAGGAGAAGAAGGAATGGTTAAg TTATGGGATTTAAGGGCTGGTAGACAGTTAAGAGAGTTTTCTGAACACAGAGGTCCAGCAACAACAGTGGAATTTCATCCTCATGAATTCTTACTAGCCAGTGGAAGTGCAGACAGAACAGTTCACTTTTGGGATTTGGAATCTTTTCAACTCGTGTCTTCTACAGATCAAAGTCATTCCTCTGCAATCAG ATGTCTCTACTTCAGTCAGGGTGGAGAATGTCTTTTTGCTGGTTGCCATGATGTATTAAAAGTTTATGGTTGGGAACCAGGCAGAACATTAGATTCAGTCCCGACTGGCTGGGGAAAGGTACAGGATATAGCCATCGCTCAAAATCAACTG ATTGGTGCAAGTTTTCACACTGCAAACATTGTTTTGTACGTGTGTGACTTAAAGAAAATTGCTCCATTAGGGGGAGTATCAACATCCGGTTCTCCATTTAGTCATGGGAATTCGTTAAGGAAAAGTTTTTCTAGGGAAAGGCCACCTGGATTAAAAAAACATAC ATTAGATGTACGAACCATAGAAGAAGCAGACAAGTCTGGAACTGATCCTGAAGATGAAGCAACATATGCAGATATTCCTAATGTCACTGAATATCATGACATATTTCAACCTAACAGGTCAT ATCCTACACAGCCACAGATACTACAAAATCTTTCTACCTCAATGTCAAATTTAAATACGGTGGATACAGAAGAAGTTCCGCCTATCTCATCACCGTCATCTCCGCCTCCACCCGCACCAACGTTATCGTTAACAAAACCCGTACCAGTTCGTGTTCAACCGATTAAATCGTCGCCGCCAGTTCAAAGAAATGCAATTACGAGTACTAgccaaataaaagcaaaccttCAAGCAAATAACGGTCTTGGTAGAACATCAAAAAATCTCGCGTCTATACCACCTCTAAGACAAAACATTACGCCTCTTCCTGGGAAAAAGAGCGGTCCTACCAATGATATAGGAACACTTCCACAACCTTTGGGCCCGCAAAGGTCAAACTCTACGCTGACGCCACGTGTAGCACCAATGGCTGCTGTTCTTCCAGTAATGGATGATGGAAAACTAAAGAACAGAGCACCTAGCCCGGATTCTCCTAAGCATTACTTGAAAAGACAGAGTAGCTGCAGAGATGGAGAACAGGGTTACGAAAGCGATTACCCGGTACA aattaataatataaggCACAGCCCCTCCGATCCTGCGTTAAACAGGCCAAATTCTGCGCAATCTAGGTCTACTTCGCTGAACAGAAACTTTGCTACCTCAACGTCGCTGTCCGCGCGCAACGCTTCCACAACCACGACATTCGTTATAAAGAAAGCAAATAAAGCTCAAGTGCCCCCGAATCCTAAGTTAGAGGTCCGTGCGTCTCAAATAAGGCCCAACATCGAGAATACGGAGAAAGGCGAATTTGTCCCCATAAGCGCCGATAAACCTTACGGCTTGGACGTTGAAACTTTTCTACCA aatcatTTTGCAACTTCAACTGGTTTGGGTTTCTCGCAAATGGGAGTTCTTAATGAAATGTCAGAAGCCGAGGTACTCAACAGCATGATGCGTGGTCATGAATCGATGATGGCAGTACTCACAAGTCGTCATCGttctttacaaattatttactctTTGTGGCACAATAAAGATCTTAAG GCTGCGGTGGAATCTGCTGTAGCGATGAACGATCTTTCAGTTATCGTGGATCTATTGGGGATACTGACATTAAAACC GACTATGTGGAACTTGGATCTCTGTAACTCTCTACTTGGTCCAATTGGTGATCTACTACAAAGTAAATATGAAAT GTACATAACAGTGGGATGTTCGGGGTTGAGATTAATTCTACGAAATTTCGCATCGGTGATCAAGTCGAACGTGGAAGCTCCACTTCACACGATCGGCGTGGACGTCTCGCGAGAAGAACG ATACCACAAGTGCCTCTCCTGTTACGAGAAGCTCTCGACGATCAGAGGTGTTCTATTGAAGAAACAGACGACACCAGGTAAATTGGGTGCCTTGTTCCGCGAGATGGTCGTATTAATACGAAGTCTCGAGTGA